ATCAGTGGCGAACATGATAAATTCTAGTTACGAGAAAAACCCTCTAATGCTACCACTACAAACAAAGAAACATGCCTTGCGGCTTCATTCGGTTCCTTCCTTCTTCCTCTGACAGAAACAAGATTCCACAGAGTCAGCAGAGCATGCAAAGAAGCAGGAACGGTTGATGATCGTAAAACAACCACACATTTTTTATTACTCAATGGGTAGCTCGGAGTAGCTTCGGTTGAGAATGACAAAATATTTACCacaaaacatatgtatatagtgtacaaaacttgattaaaataaaattttataacatgtctattaattatctttaaaacttaaaatcagTTCATATGCATacataactatatatattaacCAATTAATAATAAGTATATTATCACCATATGCTTACATATCTATACATGACTATCAAGAGGATGAAGCATGATTACATTAACAACATTATGAAAAAGCATTAATGAATGTGATGAATCACTAAGTCCATTcatgtaattatgtaaattctAAACAAAATTTGAACAATATTTTCTGAATGTTTAACAGAACTAAATATTTGATTGCAAACACAAAATGGATAATCTTGTGCTAATACTTGTTACTAACAGGTTTCATTGGAACCaggaaattcttttatttaaaaaaagcaatatttattcatttttaagaTTAAAACTATAAACTAAATAACAAGGCTCAATTCCCAACATCAAACATTGAATGACATTGAATAGGATGCTACTTCACACAACTGCCTGCCTTCATTTCCTCAAATCCATTTGACTCCACTCAATATGCTGCCCtaccatttttatatttcttgGGAATAACATGCTCCTTCCTTCTTGCActttgcccatttttttaaatgccCTAACCTTTTAGAAtgaaagatttatttattttttaatattaaaagagaGAGATTGATTTATTTCAAGTGTTTAGGGACTTTGGGTTGGggtacaaattaaaatttaagagtttatatgtgtgataaaaatattggagcttatctatataaaataaatatttgtttttgaataattttattatatgatttgatCATATCTATTATTTTGAcacaatgtttaaaattattcataactCCTCTCGaactcataaataggaagataatacGTTTCAGCGCACTCAAACTCAAGTCCTcctgcattggcaacaatgcccataccaattgaactaaaactcaatcaacctcctttttttagtataaatagATTTTAACCAATAAAGAgttatagatattaaatttaatcattaatatatatttttatttttctaatcgAAAAGCTTAGACTTTATAGCTTAGCAATAAACATTTGGGTTGAAACTGTACTATAAATGTTACAATCGAggaaaatttcacattaaaccATGCCCTATTCCCAAAATATTGCTACTCCCATGCCTGTTTATGCAATTTGCCTTTAGTCTTACTTTCACTAATAATACACATTTCCTTCCTCACCAAATCAAGGCTAACCAAAATTAGCAAAATTCCAAGACTGGGAATAGCATAATTCATACTTACACaaataaagaatattttgacaataattttttttttacgttaTCTTTAAAATCATATCTTGCCGTAAAGTCGACCGGACGGTGATGCTCAAGGGCACTGTGGATTGTTCCCAGGCCCTCCGTAGTAGAAATATGTTCCCCATTCATTGTTGTAAGAATTCTTGATATTGTAACAATTTGTATTCTCAGCTAGGGTTGATATGTCATGGACCGAACTCAAGCTATTATCGGCATCAACAAGCTCCAAGTTCCGGAAATAGCTCGATTTTCCAAACCCATCTTCAGCAAAGTGACCGGAGCCCATTTCCGTAGACGTGTGCTTGCCGTTGGCCCTTGAGTTCACTACTTCACCACCCCATTCCACCATGGTGGCATGGTCTGCTAGGTGAGTAAATAGCTCTGCTGGCCAATAACCTACCAGGTTATTATCACCAAACCCCATCCACCAATTTCCTAGCTTAGGATcctaaaattgagaaaaaaaatcttagACTGAAACACCGACCAtatattaagttaaatatttacaattttttatttgaaagtaAGTGATTTACCTTCCAAATGAGGATGGTAATATCATATTGATTAGCATCATATTGTGAGACAGGAGAAATGGCAGCGCCAATGGCAATTCTACTATTTGTTTGCACAAAGCCTGCACATAGAAGGTTGTAGCATCCAGTTGCTTGATAGGAATCAGACTGTAAAAAAGATCTTGTTAATTAATAACTGTATTcattgtaatattttttctaCCATATATTATATAACTAGAGATGCTTAAGTACGTATACAGCTAGGTAAGCTTATTTCTATTCGTGGTAGATCTTGAAATTAAGTTTTAAGGAGTAAAGGCTTTTAGGCTACCATTATGTTGGTTcgaaataaatttttacaatcTAAAAGATGTAACTAAACCcgaattattattaaataaaaataaataaaatccacCTACCATTagtataattaaaaagaaaactaattaattttcaccTCAGTTATGAAAGTGACAACTTACATGAGATTCACTAATAATAAATATCCCCATCTTCCTAGCTagcatattattatataaatgttgacttcattatatgaaaataaatatattctcCTTGAGAAACAAATGCCAAATTCCATCAATCCACTAATGATAGTATATCAATAATATTTAGACAAATCCTAGAAGCATTCATTATTGAAAATTCATAtagtaaagtaaaaaaaaatggttcGGAAGAAACCCAGAAAAGTTAATTTAAAGAATCCGCAACAATAATGGGGACTTTGTTGgttggtttaatttaattattgaacACAATGTCTTTTGCATTTTGGTAATGAGTGTTTTGAACATATTAATTGATTATGATCAGTggaattttataataataaaaaagaaatatggagAGCTCACCGTCCAATATGTGAAGAGTCTTGGCCTGCTGTCACCATAAAGCTCCGGACTGACCTGACTAGTAGAATTATCAAAACTTCAGAAGACTCTACCACctaaattttccattatttatatttttttttatttttcaacttgtttatttaaataaaatatcaaagaagAATCTTGAAGTGAAGAATAATGATAATGTGCATGTAAGGACAGGAAATGGAAGGAGTACCTGCCATCCAGCTTCGATGCTGTTGAGATCAGAGCCGTCGAATGATCCCGAAAGAATCCAAATCTGTGATAGGCTGAATTCGTTGACCTCTTGGATGGATGGGTCCCACACGTTTATCGTAGCCTTTGCCCCATATACCTCTTGGGATGTTCCCGTATATGCAATCGCATGCTGCAAACGTGCACATGCATCCATCACCATCCAATTCTTATTACTTCTTGACTTTATTCAAGAAATTGAGTTGAGAACAGTGAATTAATATTTTGGGAcctttttaaaaacatattaatatatttttagtcaTGCAATTTTAGAATAGAAGAAGATTTTACAGTTGTTTCTTGATGCTTTTAGAGTTGATTAAGGAATAAAGTATATGATTAATTGAAAGAAGGTtaaaaattccaatttaattcgGAAAGGTCAATAGCCCATTTTCGAGAAGATGTTCAATCACATGTTTTCCAGTTTTTcttgtaattaaaaatttcagccaCTAATTTTGGTGTCATTACACTTTTCAATAACCCAAAAGCGTGAAACCCTAGTAAGTCAATGCCCTTTTTGTGTACTACATGttgtttatcaaattttaatgttcCTCATTTTCATTGattataactaataattttattgattgaataaattaaaataaattgatgttgTACCTCATGTCCGTTACTGCTAACGACGTCGGGAGCGTCGGCACGGCGAGTAGGGTTGATGGTGGTAGATTGTTTCTTGCCGAAGTGAAACAACGACTTGGCTCTCAAAACATCACGAGTTGTGCTCCGCCGTATTGGAACAGTTCCTTTGGGGCATCTTGTCCCATTCCTATGCCACATTTGCCATATTAAATCTTCTCCTTCTTTCCTCTTTGAATCTCCACTTCCTTCATCTCTTTTCAACGTTTTCACTTTTGGCATCTCCGGTGCGACTCTCTGTTACATATTTCATCATTCAAAgctttcaaaattcaaagacTAGGCTCAAATTTCGTGGTAAATATATCCCTTTGATTGAAAATGATCAAACCCCCTTTTTTGGGTATTTACCTGAATCTTATGTTTTTTCAGAAGAGGGTGATCCAAAGCTGGCTGTTTTCTTTTATGAACACAATCTATGATATCTCCATCTGGGCtctgaaaaacaagaaaaaaaataccatGAGAAAGATGAAAGATAATTATGTATATAGTTTAGggtgcaatatatatatacctcaATGGTGATGACAGCAGGTTTGTTGATCTTTTCCAAGTGTTTTTGAATTCTTTGAAGCCTCAAGTTACTCACTTTCCTAGTATACTTGGTGTAATTTAGAGCCGAAACAAGATCGAATTTCCCGATGAAAAGGAGAGAgaacagaagaagaagaagaggaagatgGGGTTGACGATGAGGATGAGACGAAACGGCTCTCTTATTAGCAATAATGTAAGCGTTAGAAGCCATTATTATCTCATTCAGTG
The nucleotide sequence above comes from Gossypium raimondii isolate GPD5lz chromosome 13, ASM2569854v1, whole genome shotgun sequence. Encoded proteins:
- the LOC105783472 gene encoding uncharacterized protein LOC105783472, which translates into the protein MASNAYIIANKRAVSSHPHRQPHLPLLLLLFSLLFIGKFDLVSALNYTKYTRKVSNLRLQRIQKHLEKINKPAVITIESPDGDIIDCVHKRKQPALDHPLLKKHKIQRVAPEMPKVKTLKRDEGSGDSKRKEGEDLIWQMWHRNGTRCPKGTVPIRRSTTRDVLRAKSLFHFGKKQSTTINPTRRADAPDVVSSNGHEHAIAYTGTSQEVYGAKATINVWDPSIQEVNEFSLSQIWILSGSFDGSDLNSIEAGWQVSPELYGDSRPRLFTYWTSDSYQATGCYNLLCAGFVQTNSRIAIGAAISPVSQYDANQYDITILIWKDPKLGNWWMGFGDNNLVGYWPAELFTHLADHATMVEWGGEVVNSRANGKHTSTEMGSGHFAEDGFGKSSYFRNLELVDADNSLSSVHDISTLAENTNCYNIKNSYNNEWGTYFYYGGPGNNPQCP